From the Lampris incognitus isolate fLamInc1 chromosome 10, fLamInc1.hap2, whole genome shotgun sequence genome, one window contains:
- the amdhd2 gene encoding N-acetylglucosamine-6-phosphate deacetylase, producing MPTNKSVSEAPITQFINCRLLREHKLQREDLWVREGKILDPEKLFFDEKGYADMRVDCGGCILAPGFIDVQINGGYGIDFSQASEDVSGGVSFVAKKILEHGVTSFCPTLVTSPLAIYHKVLPEVKICNGGAHGAGVLGCHLEGPFISLEKKGAHPERYLRAFQSGRADDLLEVYGSLDNVALVTLAPELAKSQSVVRELCQRGITVSLGHSVANLSQAEEAVQLGASFITHLFNAMLPFHHRDPGIVGLLTSDQIPAGRTVYYGMIADGIHTNPAALRIAHRAHPSGLVLVTDAITAMGLPPGRHTLGQQDIEIQGLHAYVAGTKTLSGSIATMDMCVRHFKHTSGCSIEEALEAASLHPAQLLGIAPQKGALDFGSDADLVLLDDALNIKSTYISGEEVWRK from the exons ATGCCAACCAATAAATCTGTGTCCGAGGCGCCTATCACTCAGTTCATCAACTGTAGGCTACTGAGAGAGCACAAGCTGCAGAG AGAGGACTTGTGGGTTCGTGAAGGAAAGATTCTAGACCCAGAAAAGCTGTTCTTTGATGAGAAGGGTTATGCTGACATGCGTGTGGACTGTGGAGGCTGCATCCTCGCCCCCGGCTTTATCGATGTCCAGATCAACG GAGGATACGGCATTGACTTCTCTCAAGCCTCTGAGGATGTTAGTGGTGGAGTCTCCTTTGTGGCCAAGAAAATCCTGGAACATGGTGTAACCTCTTTCTGTCCCACCCTGGTCACCTCTCCTCTTGCCATCTACCACAAG GTCCTACCTGAGGTCAAAATTTGCAATGGAGGAGCACATGGAGCAGGAGTTCTGG GCTGTCATCTGGAGGGTCCCTTCATCAGTCTGGAGAAGAAAGGAGCCCACCCAGAGCGGTATCTGCGGGCCTTCCAGTCAGGAAGGGCAGATGACCTGTTGGAAGTCTATGGCAGCCTGGACAACGTGGCCTTGGTGACGTTGGCGCCAGAACTTGCCAAGAGTCAGTCGGTGGTGCGCGAGCTTTGCCAGAGGGGAATCACCGTGTCTCTGG GTCACTCGGTGGCCAACCTGTCTCAAGCTGAGGAGGCCGTTCAACTTGGAGCCTCCTTCATCACCCACCTCTTCAACGCCATGCTGCCT TTCCACCATCGTGACCCGGGTATAGTGGGTCTGCTGACCAGTGACCAGATCCCTGCTGGCAGGACGGTGTACTACGGCATGATTGCCGACGGCATCCACACCAACCCCGCCGCCTTGCGCATCGCCCACAGAGCACATCCCTCAG GTTTGGTTTTGGTGACAGACGCCATCACGGCTATGGGCCTTCCTCCCGGTCGACACACCCTCGGCCAGCAGGACATCGAGATCCAGGGCCTCCACGCTTACGTCGCAG GCACCAAGACTCTCAGTGGCAGTATAGCCACAATGGATATGTGTGTAAGACATTTCAAACACACTTCTG GGTGCAGTATAGAGGAAGCCCTGGAAGCTGCTTCGCTCCACCCTGCTCAGCTCCTGGGCATCGCCCCTCAGAAAGGAGCCCTCGACTTCGGCTCCGATGCAG ACCTTGTTTTGCTTGATGATGCCCTGAATATCAAATCCACTTATATATCCGGGGAGGAGGTTTGGCGAAAATGA